A single region of the Manihot esculenta cultivar AM560-2 chromosome 12, M.esculenta_v8, whole genome shotgun sequence genome encodes:
- the LOC110628583 gene encoding autophagy-related protein 13b gives MTSSHSNTHAEAAEMEQVITEFFAKSLHIILESRSPYMSSRNYSGEQAVSSPSSSSSSSSGVRPRDKWFNLALRECPAALEIPDIWCQSILEPMVIDVILVQRPLDWNPVKRFPKKDFGGNISSKARYPSSWNSDHEELGCETKTEKIIERWIVQYGSRRSRDNGSGSRRSGNTLAMMYKKSILLLRSLYATVRLLPAYKIFRDLNSSGQLRSFTLTYRVSSFVEPFTRKEETEMHRFGFTPVDTSSGRLCLSVVYRSAPLDVSLESSTPMSPQFIPDYVGSPLVDPLKRFPSLTMSHGSPSSLQLSRQHSWSYDIYKASPPSISFSPSPPHSESQASISNPSSCRFPPMNLPPHPPETSSVHKKNMNFDEYCPSPNFTPSSSPSPPIYIPGIHLSKALLRSESAPVSIPAAKLDSSPVSLNKQNFPPSPSFKGTRSRYGNPRTDTSTGFVQTDASVEKDDFDDPDFPYPFFDVEYEDMTYPRSRPESFDQRGLLCDPLEPGGLLPIKKSQDAAVGALVLMLKKARPLRQDFSNSVNLSQDSKSKMPSSNLQERSQISEAPAVQQASANIGSSGLIASKTTADALEELRGYKKMMKDLLLSQDDKPNT, from the exons ATGACATCATCTCATAGTAATACACATGCTGAAGCAGCCGAAATGGAACAAGTTATCACTGAATTTTTTGCTAAAAGTCTCCACATAATACTGGAGTCCAGGTCTCCTTATATGTCATCTCGTAATTACAGTGGTGAACAAGCTGTGTCGTCTCCCTCTTCATCTTCATCCTCCTCTTCAGGTGTAAGGCCAAGAGATAAATGGTTCAATTTAGCCCTTAGGGAATGCCCAGCTGCTCTTGAGATTCCTGATATCTGGTGCCAGAGCATTCTGGAACCAATGGTTATTGATGTGATCTTGGTGCAGAGACCACTAGATTGGAACCCCGTAAAACGTTTTCCAAAAAAGGATTTTGGTGGGAATATCTCCTCTAAAGCCAGGTATCCTTCTAGTTGGAATTCTGATCATGAAGAATTAGGATGTGAAACTAAGACTGAAAAAATCATAGAGAGGTGGATAGTGCAATATGGGAGTAGGAGGTCAAGGGATAATGGTTCGGGCAGTAGAAGATCAGGCAATACTTTGGCTATGATGTATAAGAAATCAATATTACTTTTGAGGTCTTTGTATGCAACTGTTAGGCTTCTACCTGCTTATAAGATTTTCCGTGACCTCAATTCATCTGGACAGCTTCGCTCATTCACCCTTACTTATAGGGTTTCTTCTTTTGTTGAGCCCTTCACTCGAAAGGAAGAGACTGAAATGCACCGATTTGGTTTTACTCCAGTGGATACTTCCTCGGGTAGGCTTTGCCTTTCAGTGGTTTATCGTTCAGCACCTTTGGATGTTAGCTTGGAATCATCAACTCCAATGTCCCCCCAATTTATCCCTGATTATGTTGGGAGCCCTTTGGTGGACCCACTGAAAAGGTTCCCCTCTCTTACAATGTCACATGGTTCCCCATCATCCTTGCAATTGTCAAGACAACATAGTTGGAGTTATGACATCTATAAAGCTTCTCCACCTTCAATTTCTTTCTCACCATCTCCTCCTCATTCAGAATCACAGGCTTCAATTTCTAATCCAAGTTCTTGTCGCTTCCCACCTATGAATTTGCCCCCTCATCCACCTGAAACATCTTCAGTTCATAAGAAGAACATGAATTTTGATGAATATTGTCCTTCCCCTAATTTTACACCCTCCTCGTCGCCATCACCACCAATCTATATTCCTGGGATTCATCTTTCTAAGGCGCTTTTAAGGTCTGAAAGTGCACCAGTTAGCATTCCTGCAGCCAAACTTGATAGTTCCCCTGTTTCGTTAAACAAGCAAAATTTTCCTCCATCTCCTTCCTTCAAAGGGACCAGAAGCAGATATGGCAATCCTAGGACTGATACCAGCACTGGTTTTGTTCAGACTGATGCATCAGTTGAGAAG GATGATTTTGATGATCCTGACTTCCCTTACCCATTTTTTGATGTGGAGTATGAGGATATGACATATCCACGTAGCAG GCCCGAGTCGTTTGACCAAAGAGGTCTTTTGTGTGATCCACTCGAGCCTGGAGGACTGCTTCCGATTAAAAAGTCACAAGATGCTGCTGTTGGCGCTCTTGTACTTATGCTAAAGAAAGCACGACCTCTACGTCAAGACTTCTCCAACTCGGTTAATTTGTCTCAAGACTCTAAGTCCAAAATGCCTAGCAGCAACCTCCAAGAGCGTAGTCAGATCTCTGAGGCACCTGCAGTTCAGCAGGCTTCTGCAAATATTGGATCTTCAGGGCTTATTGCATCGAAGACAACGGCCGATGCATTGGAAGAACTTCGGGGTTATAAGAAGATGATGAAAGACTTGTTGCTTAGCCAAGATGATAAGCCCAACACGTAA